A region of Lysobacterales bacterium DNA encodes the following proteins:
- the ung gene encoding uracil-DNA glycosylase — MSADRVRLEPGWKARLAGEFEAPYMQALREFLVAEKRAGKTIFPASGHLFAALDATPFEQVKVVVLGQDPYHGPGQAHGLCFSVLPGVPVPPSLENIFAEQRRDLGLPRPDHGWLMPWARQGVLLLNAVLTVERGVAGSHQGKGWERFTDAVVARLNEEREGLVFLLWGSYAQAKGKTIDARRHAVLKAPHPSPLSAYRGFIGCGHFSAANAHLVAHGQAPIDWSLPPRASLPSA; from the coding sequence GTGAGCGCGGATCGCGTCCGCCTCGAACCGGGCTGGAAGGCGCGGCTCGCCGGCGAATTCGAGGCGCCCTACATGCAGGCGCTGCGCGAATTCCTGGTCGCCGAAAAGCGCGCCGGCAAGACGATTTTTCCGGCCAGTGGCCACCTCTTCGCGGCGCTCGACGCCACCCCCTTCGAGCAGGTCAAGGTCGTCGTGTTGGGGCAGGATCCGTATCACGGCCCGGGACAGGCGCATGGCTTGTGCTTCTCGGTGTTGCCAGGCGTGCCGGTGCCGCCGTCGCTGGAGAACATCTTTGCCGAACAGCGACGCGATCTCGGCCTGCCGCGTCCGGATCATGGCTGGCTGATGCCGTGGGCAAGGCAGGGCGTATTGCTGCTGAATGCGGTACTGACGGTCGAGCGTGGCGTCGCCGGTTCGCATCAGGGCAAGGGCTGGGAGCGCTTCACCGATGCGGTCGTGGCGCGTTTGAACGAGGAACGCGAGGGGCTGGTGTTCCTGCTCTGGGGCAGTTACGCCCAGGCCAAGGGCAAGACCATCGATGCCCGGCGCCATGCCGTGCTGAAGGCGCCGCACCCGTCGCCGTTGTCGGCGTACCGCGGCTTCATCGGCTGCGGCCACTTCTCGGCGGCGAATGCCCACCTCGTCGCGCATGGTCAGGCGCCGATTGACTGGTCCCTGCCACCTCGGGCCTCGCTGCCTTCCGCCTAG
- a CDS encoding PfaD family polyunsaturated fatty acid/polyketide biosynthesis protein — protein sequence MTRLLADAAPPAPTLSWTAGAIAPAFDAAGIADAAHAPREPAYVVRRDDGGIGVGRHGAIASNPNAAAWPLLGLLPPLYPEWLGDRSFQETHGTRYPYIGGAMANGIASTSFVIELGKIGALGMFGAAGLAPARVEAALDTIAAALDPLGRPWGANLIHSPAEPALEDAIVDLYLRRGVRCVEASAFMAMSPAIVRYAASGLWRDAEGRIQRRHRVIAKISREEVARRFLEPPTAKILDALVESGRLSRAEADLAAQVPIADDLTCESDSGGHTDNRPLGALLPTILRLRDEIVAKRGDGRIIRVGAAGGLGTPASVAAAFALGAAYVQTGSVNQACVEAGLHSRARAMLAKAGMADVIMAPAADMFEMGVEVQVLKRGTLFAPRARKLYELYRAYPSFAALPQEDRERIERQMLRNDYASAWASTRAFWQKREPAQAERGDRDAKHQMALVFRSYLGLASRWAIDGVEDRESDYQIWCGPAMGAFNRWVEGSVLDPPEARTVAQVALNLLEGATVVTRAQQLRSYGVPVPAAAFDFRPRLLA from the coding sequence ATGACCCGCCTGCTCGCCGACGCCGCGCCCCCGGCGCCCACGCTGTCGTGGACGGCGGGCGCCATCGCGCCGGCCTTCGACGCGGCCGGCATCGCCGATGCCGCGCATGCCCCGCGTGAGCCGGCCTATGTCGTGCGGCGTGACGACGGTGGCATCGGTGTGGGCCGCCACGGCGCCATCGCGAGCAACCCGAATGCCGCGGCCTGGCCGCTGCTCGGCCTGTTGCCGCCGCTGTATCCGGAATGGCTGGGCGACCGTTCCTTCCAGGAGACCCACGGCACGCGTTATCCGTACATCGGCGGCGCGATGGCGAACGGCATCGCCAGCACGTCCTTCGTGATCGAACTCGGCAAGATCGGTGCGCTCGGGATGTTCGGCGCGGCGGGTCTGGCCCCGGCGCGGGTCGAGGCCGCACTCGACACGATCGCCGCGGCGCTCGATCCGCTCGGGCGTCCCTGGGGTGCGAACCTGATCCACAGTCCGGCCGAGCCGGCGCTCGAAGACGCCATCGTCGACTTGTACTTGCGCCGCGGCGTGCGCTGCGTCGAGGCGAGCGCCTTCATGGCGATGTCGCCGGCCATCGTGCGCTATGCCGCGAGCGGCCTGTGGCGCGACGCCGAAGGTCGCATCCAGCGCCGCCATCGCGTCATCGCCAAGATCTCGCGCGAGGAAGTGGCGCGCCGCTTCCTCGAACCGCCGACCGCGAAGATCCTCGATGCCCTGGTCGAATCCGGCCGGCTCAGCCGGGCCGAAGCCGATCTCGCCGCACAGGTGCCGATCGCCGACGATCTCACCTGCGAATCGGACTCCGGCGGCCATACCGACAATCGTCCGCTCGGCGCGCTGCTGCCCACCATCCTGCGCCTGCGCGACGAGATCGTCGCGAAGCGCGGCGACGGACGCATCATCCGCGTCGGCGCTGCCGGCGGACTCGGCACGCCGGCCAGTGTCGCCGCCGCATTCGCGCTCGGCGCGGCCTATGTGCAGACCGGTTCGGTGAACCAGGCTTGCGTCGAGGCCGGCCTGCATTCGCGCGCGCGCGCGATGTTGGCCAAGGCCGGCATGGCCGACGTGATCATGGCCCCGGCCGCCGACATGTTCGAGATGGGTGTCGAGGTGCAGGTGCTGAAGCGTGGCACCCTGTTCGCGCCGCGCGCACGCAAGCTCTACGAGTTGTATCGCGCCTATCCGAGTTTTGCCGCGCTGCCGCAGGAAGATCGCGAGCGCATCGAGCGGCAGATGCTGCGCAACGACTACGCCAGCGCCTGGGCATCGACACGTGCGTTCTGGCAGAAGCGCGAGCCGGCCCAGGCCGAGCGTGGCGACCGCGATGCCAAGCATCAGATGGCGCTCGTGTTCCGCTCCTACCTCGGACTCGCCAGTCGCTGGGCGATCGATGGCGTCGAGGACCGCGAGTCCGATTACCAGATCTGGTGCGGACCGGCGATGGGTGCCTTCAACCGCTGGGTCGAGGGCAGTGTCCTCGATCCGCCCGAGGCACGCACGGTGGCGCAGGTCGCGTTGAACCTGCTCGAAGGCGCGACCGTGGTCACCCGTGCCCAGCAACTTCGCAGTTATGGCGTGCCGGTCCCGGCCGCCGCATTCGATTTCCGACCGCGCCTGCTGGCCTGA
- a CDS encoding TerC family protein — protein MQTIGEWWMWAGFAAFVVIALVVDLVVMRAQGAHKVSVKEALGWSLIWVAFAMLFCAGLWWYLDGSGGRELANAKASEFLTGYLIEKSLSVDNIFVFLMIFTYFAVPIEFQKRVLIIGVIGAIVLRAVMILLGALLIAKFHWILYLFGLFLLVTGVKMLWFADATPDLEQNPVLRWMRSHLKISNSFRGEDFSFIEAGKRWFTPLFAVVILIAITDVIFAVDSIPAIYAITEDPFIVMTANIFAILGLRALYFLLADMKDRFHLLTYGLALVLVFVGTKMLIVDFYKIPAFVSLGVVVAILATSIVMSLMYPFGPRREGAGLAAGQDPRDDHGQS, from the coding sequence ATGCAGACGATTGGTGAATGGTGGATGTGGGCGGGCTTCGCCGCCTTCGTGGTGATCGCGTTGGTGGTCGATCTCGTGGTCATGCGTGCCCAGGGTGCGCACAAGGTCTCGGTCAAGGAAGCGCTTGGCTGGTCGCTGATCTGGGTGGCGTTCGCCATGCTCTTCTGCGCCGGCTTGTGGTGGTATCTCGACGGCAGCGGCGGACGCGAACTGGCGAACGCCAAGGCCAGCGAGTTCCTGACCGGTTACCTGATCGAGAAGTCGCTGTCGGTCGACAACATCTTCGTGTTCCTGATGATCTTCACCTACTTCGCGGTGCCGATCGAATTCCAGAAGCGCGTGCTGATCATCGGCGTGATCGGCGCCATCGTGTTGCGCGCGGTGATGATCCTGCTCGGCGCGCTGCTGATCGCGAAGTTCCACTGGATCCTCTACCTGTTCGGTCTGTTCCTGCTGGTCACCGGGGTGAAGATGCTGTGGTTCGCCGATGCGACGCCGGACCTGGAGCAGAACCCGGTGCTGCGCTGGATGCGTTCGCACCTGAAGATATCGAACAGCTTCCGTGGCGAGGACTTCAGCTTCATCGAGGCCGGCAAGCGCTGGTTCACGCCCTTGTTCGCGGTGGTGATCCTGATCGCCATCACCGACGTGATCTTCGCGGTCGATTCGATTCCGGCGATCTACGCGATCACCGAAGACCCGTTTATCGTGATGACCGCCAACATCTTTGCCATCCTCGGCCTGCGCGCGCTGTATTTCCTGCTGGCCGACATGAAGGACCGGTTCCATCTGCTGACCTACGGACTGGCCCTGGTGCTGGTGTTCGTCGGCACCAAGATGCTGATCGTCGACTTCTACAAGATCCCGGCCTTCGTCTCGCTGGGTGTGGTCGTGGCGATCCTGGCCACCAGCATCGTCATGAGCCTGATGTATCCGTTCGGGCCGCGGCGCGAAGGCGCTGGCCTCGCCGCAGGCCAGGATCCGCGCGACGATCACGGCCAGTCCTGA
- a CDS encoding SDR family oxidoreductase, with protein MSNDRSSRQPAIAVVGVSALFPGSQDATGFWNDILAGRDLIGDVPASHWRIDDYYDPDPSAPDKTYARRGGFLSPIDFDALGFGIPPATLPATDTSQLLALIVAQAVLEDAARDQLASIDRSRISVILGVTSAQELLFSMVSRLQRPVWVKALRETGLPEDEVQAACDRIAAQYVPWQEASFPGLLGNVVAGRIANRLNLGGTNCVTDAACASTFSALSMAVNELVLGHSDMAIAGGVDTLNDIFMYMCFSKTPALSPSGDCRPFSDQADGTMLGEGLGMVALKRLDDAERDGDRIYAVLRGIGTGSDGRAKSVYAPVAAGQARTLARAYAAAGYGPETVELLEAHGTGTKAGDIAEFEGLSQVFDAGGQRARQWCALGSVKSQIGHTKAAAGAAGLFKAVMALHHKVLPPTIKVAAPNPKLAIADSPFYLNTETRPWIRAGDHPRRAAVSAFGFGGSNFHVTLEEYTGSGARAERLATQSCDLVLFAAATVPELLQQIDAAVARDAPLACIAHDSRVAFDAVSAPTHRAVVVAATREALRQRLATVRARIATQPDQGFDLPDGSSYGVGAQAGKVAFLFPGQGSQYLGMGAAIAMQFDAARRVFDATADLAMEGDTRLHEVMFPRPAFDDATRRTQQDTLTCTEWAQPALGAHAAALLAQLRELGIGADAQAGHSFGEVVALHAGGAFDARTAVQIARRRGELMRDAAATTRGAMTALSLDIDRVKALLAAHAPELVVANHNAPNQVVVSGALAAIAAFEAALQRDGIGFKRLPVATAFHSPLVAPCSAAFAQALATQPIVPLSTLVYGNASGACFPTHVAGMSTQLATQIAQPVRFVDVIETMHGDGVRTFVEVGPGSVLCGLVDAVLGERPHRAIALDRKGRDGVESLLIGLARLAAAGVSMQAARLFADTRRPQAVASVAKLAVSISGSNHGKPYPPANPHDIPAPNPPRAVVTTTSTFAATDTLAGTEDMRVPNSPSEAWLAAFQESQQQAAAAHATFQRTMAESHAAYLKLAESALLGLSGIAPPVAESTGVPAVAHVLPEPQALRPALLPQASMPQPQPETSIPAPLPSPLRPQGLDLPALLMSIVAEKTGYPIDMLNLDMDLEGDLGIDSIKRVEILAAVDERAPTLPKVDRARLSALHTLREIVDYLGAQASDSGAAPVTAAIAMPAPQPGVDLPALLMSIVAEKTGYPIDMLNLDMDLEGDLGIDSIKRVEILAAVDERAPTLPKVDRARLSALHTLREIVDYLGGNLAAVAAVTAAEVATPSPEPQAARLPLPAPTLGRYALELIPAPATGFALPGLLSGLRVHITGDDSIAPLLAEALRVRGVQALAVSAPPESSTACIFLGGLRKVRDADDAMTVNRDAFRMARALAPRLQQGGGLFVTVQDSGGTFGVDAGPDGREWLSGMPALIKTAALEWPQASVKAIDVQQQGRTPQHVAQVIADELIAGGGEVEIALPADGRRLTLRSVARQADAVAPVIDDGDVVVVSGGARGVTAACLQAWAGRVQARFVLLGRTVLQDEPAACRGIADEAGLKRALFSAALAAGEQLAPAALLSRVHAVLAQREIRQTLAALQAAGSAARYCAVAVEDQVALAAALAEVRADWGPIRGVVHAAGVLADKRIAEKTDAQFRHVFDTKVRGLQALLAATASDPLKLLCVFSSVSARCGNTGQADYAMANEVLAKVAAAEARRRPGLRVKSLGWGPWEGGMVSPHLQARFAELGVPMIPLAQGARMFADEMADAGRDGVELVLGGEPRAEALLFDGAEQRVDALEFSVQRASHGWLEGHAVDGAPVVPVVLVAEWLTRAARSFRPGLSLTALHDLKVLKGIRLDRFENGGDRFRIDAQPLRSDDATLLQMTLRDEAGRPRYSARAELRLLPVPVGDDTPDLVLDAWTGVAPYPSALFHRGQFELIEQMQGISDQGVAARVRGVHAAAWPTQDWQLDVAALDGGMQLAVLYGQRMLGRANLPTAIDRVRHFAMPPAAGAITATAHRRAVGPAAVVTDIYFVDAQGRRVADLIGVHNHALASA; from the coding sequence ATGAGCAACGATCGATCTTCGCGTCAGCCGGCCATCGCCGTGGTCGGCGTCAGTGCGCTGTTCCCGGGTTCGCAGGATGCGACCGGCTTCTGGAACGACATCCTGGCCGGGCGCGACCTGATCGGCGACGTGCCGGCCAGCCACTGGCGCATCGACGACTACTACGATCCGGATCCGTCGGCGCCGGACAAGACCTATGCGCGCCGCGGCGGCTTCCTGTCGCCGATCGACTTCGACGCGCTCGGCTTCGGCATCCCACCGGCCACGTTGCCGGCGACCGACACCTCGCAACTGCTCGCGCTGATCGTCGCGCAGGCCGTGCTCGAAGACGCCGCGCGTGACCAGCTCGCGAGCATCGATCGCTCGCGCATCTCGGTGATTCTCGGCGTGACGTCGGCGCAGGAACTGCTGTTCTCGATGGTCTCGCGCCTGCAGCGTCCGGTCTGGGTCAAGGCCTTGCGCGAGACCGGCCTGCCCGAGGACGAGGTGCAGGCGGCCTGCGACCGCATCGCCGCGCAGTACGTGCCGTGGCAGGAAGCGAGTTTCCCGGGCCTGCTCGGCAATGTCGTGGCCGGACGCATCGCGAACCGCTTGAACCTCGGTGGCACCAATTGCGTCACCGATGCCGCCTGCGCTTCGACCTTCAGCGCGTTGTCGATGGCGGTGAACGAACTCGTGCTCGGACACAGCGACATGGCCATCGCCGGCGGTGTCGACACCTTGAACGACATCTTCATGTACATGTGCTTTTCGAAGACGCCGGCGCTGTCGCCGAGTGGCGACTGCCGCCCGTTCAGCGATCAGGCCGATGGCACCATGCTCGGCGAAGGCCTCGGCATGGTCGCGTTGAAGCGGCTCGACGATGCCGAACGCGACGGCGACCGCATCTACGCGGTGCTGCGCGGCATCGGCACCGGTTCCGACGGCCGTGCGAAATCGGTCTACGCACCGGTCGCGGCCGGGCAGGCGCGCACCCTGGCGCGCGCCTACGCGGCGGCCGGATACGGGCCGGAGACCGTCGAACTCCTGGAAGCGCACGGCACCGGCACCAAGGCCGGCGACATCGCCGAATTCGAGGGCCTGAGCCAGGTCTTCGACGCCGGCGGCCAGCGCGCGCGGCAGTGGTGTGCGCTCGGTTCGGTCAAGAGCCAGATCGGGCACACCAAGGCGGCCGCCGGGGCGGCCGGCCTGTTCAAGGCGGTGATGGCACTGCACCACAAGGTGCTGCCGCCGACGATCAAGGTTGCGGCGCCGAATCCGAAACTCGCGATCGCCGACAGCCCGTTCTATCTCAACACCGAGACGCGACCGTGGATTCGTGCCGGCGATCATCCACGCCGTGCGGCGGTCAGCGCCTTTGGTTTCGGCGGCTCGAACTTCCATGTCACGCTGGAGGAATACACCGGCAGCGGCGCGAGAGCCGAACGGCTCGCGACGCAGTCCTGCGACCTGGTCCTGTTCGCGGCGGCGACGGTGCCCGAGTTGCTGCAGCAGATCGACGCGGCAGTCGCTCGGGACGCGCCGCTGGCGTGCATCGCCCACGACAGCCGTGTCGCCTTCGATGCCGTGAGCGCTCCGACGCATCGCGCCGTCGTGGTCGCCGCCACCCGCGAGGCCCTGCGGCAACGACTCGCGACGGTACGTGCGCGCATCGCGACCCAACCGGACCAGGGCTTCGATCTCCCCGATGGCAGCAGTTACGGCGTCGGTGCGCAGGCCGGCAAGGTCGCGTTCCTGTTTCCCGGCCAAGGCAGCCAGTACCTCGGCATGGGCGCGGCGATCGCGATGCAGTTCGATGCCGCGCGGCGCGTGTTCGACGCGACCGCAGACCTGGCGATGGAAGGCGACACGCGCCTGCATGAGGTGATGTTCCCGCGCCCGGCGTTCGACGACGCGACGCGACGAACCCAGCAGGACACGTTGACGTGCACCGAGTGGGCACAACCGGCCCTGGGTGCGCATGCCGCCGCCCTGCTCGCGCAGTTGCGCGAACTCGGCATCGGCGCCGATGCGCAGGCCGGGCACAGTTTCGGCGAAGTCGTGGCACTGCATGCGGGGGGTGCGTTCGATGCGCGTACCGCGGTGCAGATCGCGCGCCGACGCGGCGAGTTGATGCGTGATGCGGCGGCAACCACCCGCGGGGCGATGACGGCCTTGAGTCTGGACATCGATCGCGTCAAGGCGCTGCTGGCCGCGCATGCGCCGGAACTGGTCGTCGCGAACCACAATGCGCCGAATCAGGTGGTCGTCTCGGGTGCGCTGGCGGCGATCGCCGCCTTCGAAGCTGCGCTGCAGCGCGACGGCATCGGGTTCAAGCGCTTGCCGGTCGCGACGGCATTCCATTCGCCCCTGGTCGCGCCCTGCAGCGCGGCCTTCGCGCAGGCGCTCGCGACCCAGCCGATCGTGCCGTTGTCGACGCTGGTGTACGGCAATGCCAGCGGCGCCTGCTTCCCCACCCACGTCGCAGGAATGTCGACGCAACTGGCGACGCAGATCGCGCAACCGGTGCGCTTCGTCGACGTGATCGAGACGATGCATGGCGACGGCGTGCGTACCTTCGTCGAAGTGGGGCCGGGCAGCGTGTTGTGCGGTCTGGTCGATGCGGTCCTCGGCGAGCGACCGCACCGGGCCATTGCACTCGACCGCAAGGGCCGCGATGGCGTCGAATCGCTGCTGATCGGGCTCGCACGTCTCGCGGCTGCGGGTGTGTCGATGCAGGCCGCGCGCCTGTTCGCGGATACGCGCCGACCGCAGGCCGTCGCGAGCGTCGCCAAGCTCGCCGTGTCGATCAGCGGCAGCAACCATGGCAAGCCTTATCCCCCCGCGAATCCACACGACATTCCGGCGCCGAATCCGCCTCGGGCCGTGGTCACGACCACGTCGACATTCGCCGCCACCGACACCCTTGCAGGAACCGAAGACATGCGCGTCCCGAATTCGCCGAGTGAGGCCTGGCTTGCCGCTTTCCAGGAAAGCCAGCAACAAGCCGCTGCGGCACACGCCACCTTCCAGCGCACGATGGCCGAGAGCCATGCCGCCTATCTGAAGCTCGCCGAGTCGGCGCTGCTGGGATTGAGCGGTATCGCGCCGCCGGTGGCGGAAAGCACGGGTGTTCCGGCTGTCGCGCACGTGCTGCCGGAGCCGCAGGCGCTGCGGCCTGCGCTCCTCCCGCAAGCGTCAATGCCCCAGCCACAGCCTGAAACCTCCATCCCTGCGCCGCTTCCGTCGCCGCTTCGACCACAGGGCTTGGACTTGCCCGCGCTGCTGATGAGCATCGTCGCCGAGAAGACCGGCTACCCGATCGACATGCTGAACCTGGACATGGACCTCGAAGGCGATCTCGGCATCGACTCGATCAAGCGCGTCGAGATCCTGGCCGCGGTGGACGAGCGCGCACCGACCCTGCCCAAGGTCGATCGGGCGCGCTTGAGCGCGCTGCATACCTTGCGCGAGATCGTCGACTACCTCGGCGCTCAAGCCTCGGATTCGGGCGCGGCACCGGTCACGGCGGCCATCGCGATGCCCGCGCCGCAGCCGGGCGTCGACTTGCCCGCGCTGCTGATGAGCATCGTCGCCGAGAAGACCGGCTACCCGATCGACATGCTGAACCTGGACATGGACCTCGAAGGCGATCTCGGCATCGACTCGATCAAGCGCGTCGAGATCCTGGCCGCAGTGGACGAGCGCGCACCGACCCTGCCCAAGGTCGATCGGGCGCGCCTGAGCGCGCTGCATACCTTGCGCGAAATCGTCGATTACCTCGGCGGCAACCTGGCGGCCGTGGCGGCCGTGACGGCAGCGGAAGTCGCGACGCCCTCGCCGGAGCCGCAGGCTGCGCGGCTCCCGCTGCCGGCACCGACCCTCGGGCGTTATGCGCTGGAACTGATCCCGGCGCCGGCGACCGGATTCGCCCTGCCGGGCCTGTTGTCCGGACTGCGCGTGCACATCACCGGCGACGACAGCATCGCGCCGCTGCTCGCCGAGGCCTTGCGTGTGCGCGGCGTGCAGGCGCTCGCGGTGTCGGCGCCGCCGGAATCCTCGACCGCCTGCATCTTCCTCGGCGGCCTGCGCAAGGTTCGCGATGCCGACGACGCGATGACGGTCAACCGCGATGCGTTCCGCATGGCGCGGGCCTTGGCACCGCGCCTGCAGCAGGGCGGCGGCTTGTTCGTGACCGTGCAGGACAGCGGCGGCACATTCGGAGTCGACGCCGGGCCGGATGGTCGCGAGTGGCTGTCCGGAATGCCGGCGCTGATCAAGACGGCTGCGCTCGAATGGCCGCAGGCAAGCGTGAAGGCGATCGACGTGCAGCAGCAGGGGCGCACGCCACAACACGTTGCGCAGGTGATCGCCGACGAATTGATCGCCGGCGGCGGTGAAGTCGAGATCGCGCTGCCGGCCGATGGTCGCCGCCTCACCTTGCGCAGTGTCGCGCGTCAGGCCGATGCCGTGGCACCGGTGATCGACGACGGTGATGTCGTCGTCGTGTCCGGGGGTGCCCGCGGCGTCACTGCAGCGTGTCTGCAGGCCTGGGCCGGGCGCGTTCAGGCGCGATTCGTGCTGCTCGGGCGCACCGTGTTGCAGGACGAGCCTGCGGCGTGCCGCGGCATCGCTGACGAGGCCGGCCTGAAGCGCGCGCTGTTCTCGGCAGCGCTCGCGGCGGGCGAACAACTGGCGCCCGCGGCCCTGTTGTCGCGCGTGCACGCGGTGCTGGCGCAGCGCGAGATCCGGCAGACGCTGGCTGCATTGCAGGCGGCTGGTAGCGCAGCGCGTTATTGCGCGGTCGCGGTCGAGGATCAGGTCGCGCTCGCTGCTGCACTGGCCGAGGTGCGGGCCGACTGGGGTCCGATCCGTGGTGTCGTGCACGCGGCCGGTGTGCTCGCCGACAAACGCATCGCCGAGAAGACCGATGCGCAGTTCCGCCACGTGTTCGATACCAAGGTGCGCGGCTTGCAAGCTTTGCTCGCAGCGACTGCGAGCGATCCGCTGAAACTGTTGTGCGTGTTCTCGTCGGTGTCCGCGCGCTGCGGCAATACCGGACAGGCCGACTATGCGATGGCGAACGAGGTGTTGGCCAAGGTCGCCGCCGCCGAAGCGCGCCGGCGTCCCGGCCTGCGCGTGAAGTCGCTGGGCTGGGGGCCGTGGGAGGGTGGCATGGTGTCGCCGCATCTGCAGGCGCGTTTCGCCGAACTCGGTGTGCCGATGATTCCGCTCGCGCAGGGCGCACGCATGTTCGCCGACGAAATGGCCGATGCCGGCCGCGACGGGGTCGAACTCGTGCTGGGGGGCGAGCCGCGTGCCGAAGCCTTGTTGTTCGACGGCGCCGAGCAGCGCGTCGACGCGCTGGAATTCTCGGTGCAGCGCGCCAGCCACGGCTGGCTCGAAGGCCATGCCGTCGACGGCGCACCCGTGGTGCCGGTGGTCCTGGTTGCGGAATGGCTGACGCGCGCCGCGCGCAGCTTCCGTCCCGGCCTGTCACTGACCGCACTGCATGACTTGAAGGTGCTGAAGGGCATTCGACTCGATCGCTTCGAGAACGGCGGCGACCGCTTCCGCATCGATGCCCAGCCGCTGCGCAGCGACGACGCGACCTTGCTGCAGATGACCTTGCGTGATGAAGCCGGACGGCCCCGCTACAGCGCACGCGCCGAGTTGCGCTTGCTGCCGGTGCCGGTCGGCGACGACACGCCGGACCTCGTGCTCGACGCCTGGACCGGCGTGGCGCCGTATCCGTCGGCATTGTTTCACCGCGGCCAGTTCGAGTTGATCGAACAGATGCAGGGCATTTCCGACCAGGGCGTGGCGGCGCGCGTGCGCGGCGTGCACGCAGCGGCGTGGCCGACGCAGGACTGGCAGCTCGATGTCGCCGCGCTCGATGGCGGCATGCAGCTCGCGGTGCTGTACGGCCAGCGCATGCTGGGTCGCGCGAATCTGCCGACCGCGATCGACCGGGTGCGCCATTTCGCGATGCCACCCGCGGCCGGCGCCATCACGGCCACCGCACATCGGCGCGCGGTCGGCCCGGCCGCCGTGGTGACGGACATCTACTTCGTCGATGCGCAAGGTCGTCGTGTCGCGGACCTGATCGGTGTCCACAACCACGCGCTGGCATCGGCCTGA
- a CDS encoding TetR family transcriptional regulator, producing MPAASKAGAMAPAVHDSVGAGGAASASRRVIVTKLALGGTLGTDSYILSPMKKPSSLLRERKKDATRRALVRAANLRFRNVGFAATTLDEICADAEVSRRTFFRYFDNKEALAFPHRAERLERFTALLDAPPPGESPIASLRRIAQLFAGEHTTNREQLLAQQRVIASSAALIAVENEIDRDWEDAMYRCFVRRLGGGDAAELRARVLAGACIGVIRATMRHWFQSGGRADLGQLGLQALDALHDPLPTPAD from the coding sequence ATGCCGGCCGCGTCGAAGGCCGGCGCGATGGCGCCCGCCGTCCACGACAGCGTGGGCGCCGGGGGCGCGGCGTCGGCGAGCAGGCGGGTCATCGTCACGAAATTGGCACTCGGTGGCACTTTGGGGACTGACAGCTATATCCTCTCGCCGATGAAAAAGCCATCTTCGCTGCTCCGGGAACGGAAAAAAGACGCGACCCGGCGCGCTCTGGTGCGGGCCGCAAACCTGCGATTCCGGAATGTCGGCTTCGCCGCCACGACCCTGGACGAGATTTGCGCCGACGCCGAAGTCAGCCGTCGCACCTTTTTCCGCTACTTCGACAACAAGGAAGCGCTGGCCTTCCCGCATCGGGCGGAACGCCTGGAACGCTTCACCGCGCTCCTCGATGCGCCGCCGCCGGGCGAAAGCCCGATCGCCAGCCTGCGCCGCATCGCCCAGCTGTTCGCCGGCGAACACACCACGAATCGCGAGCAGCTGCTCGCGCAGCAGCGGGTCATCGCCAGTTCGGCCGCCCTGATCGCGGTCGAGAATGAAATCGACCGCGACTGGGAAGACGCCATGTATCGCTGTTTCGTCCGTCGCCTGGGCGGCGGCGATGCCGCCGAGCTGCGCGCCCGCGTGCTCGCCGGCGCTTGCATCGGCGTCATCCGCGCCACGATGCGGCACTGGTTCCAGTCGGGCGGCCGCGCCGATCTCGGCCAACTCGGCCTGCAGGCCCTCGATGCCCTGCACGACCCGTTGCCGACGCCGGCCGATTGA
- a CDS encoding response regulator has product MDAVLTSHIASDEPRVLVVDGSKVARRMIEQVLKSELPNAVVMSCETGAQAKQHLESGVVDLVTMALTLPDMGGFELARYIREHTPQAYIPIVVVSGSVTELLETRGMSEDVTDYFDKSLGFAALGEFIRGYVSAQSSADGQILYVEDSKVVALATRRMLEKYGLKVTHVVSVEDALALVETAQAQGTGPGFDLVLTDVYLKGGLTGKELLEHARGPFGYSKGLLPILVMTADDNPANQAALLRAGANDLVSKPVEERLLITKLLFQLRVGKSFRKTQAVSA; this is encoded by the coding sequence ATGGATGCCGTACTCACCTCCCACATTGCGAGCGACGAGCCGCGCGTGCTGGTGGTCGACGGTTCGAAGGTGGCACGGCGCATGATCGAGCAGGTGCTCAAGAGCGAGCTGCCGAACGCGGTCGTGATGAGTTGCGAGACCGGGGCCCAGGCCAAGCAACACCTTGAATCCGGCGTCGTCGATCTGGTCACGATGGCACTCACCCTGCCCGACATGGGCGGCTTCGAGTTGGCGCGCTACATCCGCGAACATACGCCGCAGGCCTATATTCCGATCGTCGTCGTGTCCGGCAGCGTGACCGAATTGCTGGAAACTCGCGGCATGTCGGAAGACGTGACCGACTACTTCGACAAGTCGCTCGGTTTCGCCGCGCTCGGCGAGTTCATCCGCGGCTACGTCAGTGCCCAGTCATCGGCGGACGGCCAGATCCTCTACGTCGAGGACAGCAAGGTGGTCGCATTGGCGACCCGGCGCATGCTTGAGAAATACGGGCTCAAGGTCACCCACGTGGTCAGCGTCGAGGATGCGCTGGCGCTGGTCGAAACCGCGCAGGCCCAGGGCACGGGACCGGGTTTCGATCTGGTCCTGACCGACGTGTATCTGAAGGGCGGTTTGACTGGCAAGGAACTGCTGGAGCACGCGCGTGGCCCCTTCGGCTACAGCAAGGGCCTGTTGCCGATCCTGGTGATGACCGCAGATGACAACCCAGCCAATCAGGCGGCCTTGCTGCGCGCCGGCGCGAACGACCTGGTCAGCAAGCCGGTCGAGGAACGCCTGCTGATCACCAAGCTGCTGTTCCAGCTGCGCGTCGGCAAGAGCTTCCGCAAGACCCAAGCCGTCAGCGCGTGA